A window of Bacillus sp. DX3.1 genomic DNA:
GGGGCTTGAGTTCAAGAGGGTCAGTTGCTGCAGCGACTACTTTTTTCTTCCTTTCTATTAAAAAACGTTCGCAAAAGTCTATCAAACTCGACGAACGTTCATAAATGTTTTTATAGACACATACCTTGGTTTGAAAAGTTTTAAAAAAGGGGGAATAAAAATGGATAGACAATTTCAATCAACTTATTATCCGCAATATACTGGTTACCATCCTCAATATTATCCGCAATATACTGGTTATCATCATCAGCATTATCCACATTATCCATACCATCATTATTATCCACATCAACAGTATTACCATCCTGGATATAAGGTGATTGATAAAATGCAACCAGAAGATAAATTTGCTTCTATCGGGGATTATAAGCTTCATTATAAGCAATCCGGTACAGGGACTCAAACTGTAGTTCTCCTGCATGGTATACCAACCAATTCCTTTTTGTGGCACGGGGTTATACCTTATTTAAGTGAAATGTATACAGTGATTGTACCTGACTTACTTGGCTATGGATTGTCTGAACGGGCACCACAAGATGAGTTAGCACTTCCCAATCAGGCAACGCATATTTTAAAACTTCTTGATACCCTTAATATCCAGCAAGCTCATTTCGTAGGTCATGACCTGGGTGGAGGAATTGTCCGAATATTGTCTGTTAAGTATCCAGAACGTGTGTTAAGCATAGTTGTAGCTGACGGAGTATGCTGTGCTAACTGGCCTCTCCCTTTAGTTACAGCGATACGTTGGCCTACTGCACCTGAATTCGAACCAGGCACAGCATTAATTGGGCGAATGATTCGTGGTGGTGTACATAATCCTGAAATCTTAACCCCTAAAGTTATGGAAGCTTTTACTGCACCTTTTGCTACTCCATCAGGCCCAGAAGAGCTCAAACGCGCTTCTCTCGCACTTGACCATCATCAAACTGAAGATATTGTACCTGATCTTCCGAACTTAAAAGTACCAGTTACTCTCTTATGGGGACAACATGACCCTTATACTACTATAAGTTTGGGGCAGGAAACGGGCAGTGTTTTTGAGAAATCAAAGCACTGCTTTTTCTTTTAGTCAACGCTGCGGGCTATTTTTACTGCAAGCATGATTTATGGAGATGTACTTGAATTCATGGTACCGAGGCAATGTCTATGGTTGCTATCTCCAGTTCTGTACAAATGGCAGCATGGGGCTGTGTAGAAGTAATAAAGTTCTTTAATTTTACTCTTAAAAACACAAAGGAGGTACTACTAAGAATGTAGCATCTCCTTTTAAAGTTATTTAAAATATCCTCTATTTCATAATTAGATTAATAAAAACAAATAATGGAGTTGTTTAATTTTTCTTATTCTTAAAGCTTCATAAGTTCAACATAATATTTTTATAAAATACGTTTAAAATCTTTGTTTATACTTGCTTGTTTTAGTCTTTTTGATTTCACCAGGTATTTAATATCAGAGATATTATCATATGAAAGTTGAACATAATAATAGTTAATATACTCAAGCAATGCAAAAACATAAATAAATCCCGCAATTGATAATCCTCCTAAAGGTAATAAAGGATACCAATAAAAAAAATCGATAACAAACATAATAAGTCCGGCGATAATCATTCCAATATTCACTTTCTGTAAATTTTTTAATCGTTGAACAATCCAAACGGGAGTAATAGATGTCTTTTCCTTTTTTAGTCTTTTCCATTTTACGTACCAGTAAACAGTCCCTTGTAGTAAGAGAAACTCCAAAAGAAGAAATGAAATCCAAAAAGAATATAGCGAGTATAAATGTAATTTAGGATAAACATAATTAATTAAATAACTTAGAAAAACAAAACTAATTATTGAAAATAATTCACCTGTATATAAATAGAATAGCCTCTTTTCTATATTTCTTCTCATAGTTCTCACCTTTTATCATTATTATTAGGTTTTAAACATCTTTATTATTTTTTTACTGACTTTATTATTTTTTCA
This region includes:
- a CDS encoding alpha/beta hydrolase — protein: MDRQFQSTYYPQYTGYHPQYYPQYTGYHHQHYPHYPYHHYYPHQQYYHPGYKVIDKMQPEDKFASIGDYKLHYKQSGTGTQTVVLLHGIPTNSFLWHGVIPYLSEMYTVIVPDLLGYGLSERAPQDELALPNQATHILKLLDTLNIQQAHFVGHDLGGGIVRILSVKYPERVLSIVVADGVCCANWPLPLVTAIRWPTAPEFEPGTALIGRMIRGGVHNPEILTPKVMEAFTAPFATPSGPEELKRASLALDHHQTEDIVPDLPNLKVPVTLLWGQHDPYTTISLGQETGSVFEKSKHCFFF
- a CDS encoding general stress protein — encoded protein: MRRNIEKRLFYLYTGELFSIISFVFLSYLINYVYPKLHLYSLYSFWISFLLLEFLLLQGTVYWYVKWKRLKKEKTSITPVWIVQRLKNLQKVNIGMIIAGLIMFVIDFFYWYPLLPLGGLSIAGFIYVFALLEYINYYYVQLSYDNISDIKYLVKSKRLKQASINKDFKRIL